A window of the Dioscorea cayenensis subsp. rotundata cultivar TDr96_F1 chromosome 14, TDr96_F1_v2_PseudoChromosome.rev07_lg8_w22 25.fasta, whole genome shotgun sequence genome harbors these coding sequences:
- the LOC120276375 gene encoding LOB domain-containing protein 18-like — MSGCTSSSGGGSGSGGGSGGGGSGGGPCGACKFLRRKCVTNCIFAPYFDSEQGAAHFAAVHKVFGASNVSKLLLHIPAHKRLDAVITICYEAQARLRDPVYGCVSHIFALQQQVVNLQAELTYLQTHLATLELPSPPPPPPSMSSVPPQFSISDLPSASNPASALDLSALFDPLVQAPWSPSPQQQRQQIGRNLGESSGGGDGGDLQALARELLDRHHHGSSSSDHPPLSK; from the exons ATGAGTGGTTGCACTAGTAGTAGTGGTGGTGGTAGTGGTAGCGGCGGAGGAAGTGGTGGAGGTGGTAGTGGTGGAGGTCCTTGTGGAGCTTGTAAGTTTCTAAGAAGGAAGTGTGTAACTAATTGCATATTTGCACCATACTTTGATTCCGAGCAAGGTGCCGCCCACTTCGCGGCCGTGCACAAGGTGTTCGGCGCAAGCAACGTCTCTAAACTCCTCCTCCACATCCCAGCTCACAAACGTCTCGATGCCGTAATCACCATCTGCTATGAAGCTCAAGCTCGTCTCCGTGATCCTGTTTATGGTTGCGTCTCTCATATCTTCGCCTTACAACAACAG GTGGTGAATCTACAAGCAGAGTTGACATACTTGCAAACGCATTTGGCTACACTGGAGTTGCCATCGCCACCTCCACCACCGCCTTCAATGTCGTCGGTGCCGCCTCAGTTCTCTATATCTGACCTCCCTTCGGCTTCCAACCCAGCTAGCGCATTAGACTTATCAGCGCTTTTCGATCCATTGGTGCAAGCTCCTTGGTCTCCTTCTCCTCAACAACAACGCCAACAGATTGGTAGAAACCTTGGTGAgagtagtggtggtggtgatggtggtgatcTTCAAGCACTGGCTCGAGAACTTCTTGATAGACATCATCATGGTTCTAGCTCTTCTGACCATCCTCCTCTGTCTAAGTGA